One stretch of Miscanthus floridulus cultivar M001 chromosome 18, ASM1932011v1, whole genome shotgun sequence DNA includes these proteins:
- the LOC136522716 gene encoding NF-X1-type zinc finger protein NFXL1-like: MQPSTDRRRGAGPVVTASRSEWRPRPRPSPAASFPGAAGPILPFPTPASEARPSHRRSRRSNHGNNNGNNHSRRSAPPQEQNDSARYRRRGPPPERPAPAPAPAAATWGDGAVPQLVQEIQDKLARGAVECMICYDMVRLSAPIWSCGSCFSIFHLPCIRKWVRSPASAAEASPAADPASPSWRCPGCQSVYATPARDLAYTCFCGRRRDPPNDHFLTPHSCGEPCSKPLERAEPPGAKGEDVDATSCPHVCVLQCHPGPCPPCKAFAPDRPCPCRKQIIVRRCADRSTPVTCGRPCEQMLPCKRHRCEKVCHTGSCGDCAVLISARCFCGKKNETFLCGDMMVKGKLSEEDRVFSCNELCGRTLACGNHACKDMCHPGPCGDCELMPGKVSTCHCGKTRLHERRASCLDAIPTCDKICDKKLPCGVHRCKVNCHEGECPPCLVRVEQKCRCGSSGQMVECYKVAMEEFRCNKPCGRKKNCGRHRCSELCCPLSRKVAQLEGGNWDPHLCQISCGKKLRCGQHACQLLCHSGHCPPCFETIFTDLTCACGRTSLPPPLPCGTPTPSCPHQCSVPQPCGHPASHSCHFGDCPPCIVPVMRECIGGHVMLRNIPCGSKDIRCNQSCGKNRQCGIHACNRPCHPPPCDQTPTNGDASSSSGGKAACGQVCGAARRECKHTCTAPCHPSSQCPDLRCEFAVTITCSCGRITATVPCGAGGFSTGDNMFEVAIIQKLPLPLQPVESNGRRVPLGQRKISCDEECAKMEKKRVLAEAFDITPPNLDALHVGENSSSSDLVSDLFRHEPKWVLAIEERCKFLVLGKVRGSSSSNLKLHVFCPMLKDKRDAIRLIADRWKLSVKAACCEPKRFVTIHVTPKSKPPARILGSKAGAPVTAAHPYFDPLVDMDPRLVVAMLDLPRDADVNALVLRFGGECELVWLNDKNAIAVFNDPARAATALRRLDYGSAYQGAAMFMPSSAQASSSGNVWIGEQKDGGLTARSNPWKKPDLPSGDWTSVAGHAPAPGWRGANTASQVMGTPNRWNVLDSDAAASSGPGDEQKPAPRTDAAYSAIPNAGNAGPSVTKLQPDVEVDDWEEACE; encoded by the coding sequence ATGCAGCCCTCCACCGATCGCCGTCGCGGGGCTGGacccgtggtcaccgcctcccgCTCCGAGtggcgcccccgcccccgccccagcCCCGCCGCCTCTTTCCCCGGCGCCGCCGGCCCTATCCTGCCCTTCCCTACCCCGGCCTCGGAGGCCCGGCCGTCCCACCGCCGCTCGCGCCGCTccaaccacggcaacaacaacgGGAACAACCACAGTCGCCGCTCTGCCCCGCCTCAGGAGCAGAACGACAGCGCGAGATACCGTCGCCGCGGTCCGCCGCCGGAGAGGCCGGCTCCCGCGCCTGCGCCTGCGGCGGCGACTTGGGGCGATGGGGCGGTGCCGCAGCTGGTGCAGGAGATCCAAGACAAGCTCGCCCGCGGCGCGGTGGAGTGCATGATATGCTACGACATGGTGCGGCTGTCGGCTCCCATCTGGTCCTGCGGCAGCTGCTTCTCCATATTCCACCTCCCCTGCATCCGCAAGTGGGTGCGCTCCCCGGCCTCCGCCGCCGAGGCATCCCCGGCAGCAGACCCCGCCTCCCCCTCCTGGCGCTGCCCGGGGTGTCAGTCCGTGTACGCCACCCCCGCCCGCGACCTCGCCTACACCTGCTTCTGCGGGCGCCGGAGAGATCCCCCCAACGACCATTTCCTAACACCCCACTCCTGTGGCGAGCCCTGCTCCAAGCCTCTCGAGAGGGCGGAACCGCCGGGCGCCAAGGGGGAGGATGTTGACGCCACCAGTTGCCCGCACGTCTGCGTCCTTCAGTGCCACCCGGGCCCGTGCCCGCCCTGCAAAGCATTTGCTCCGGATCGGCCCTGCCCCTGCAGGAAGCAGATCATCGTGCGGCGGTGTGCGGACCGGAGCACGCCTGTGACCTGTGGCCGCCCTTGTGAACAGATGCTACCTTGCAAAAGGCATCGCTGTGAGAAGGTTTGCCACACTGGTTCTTGCGGGGATTGTGCGGTTCTCATCTCTGCACGGTGCTTCTGCGGGAAGAAGAATGAGACATTCCTATGTGGAGACATGATGGTAAAGGGGAAGCTGTCTGAGGAGGACAGGGTGTTTTCTTGCAATGAGCTGTGTGGCCGCACACTTGCCTGTGGCAATCATGCTTGCAAGGATATGTGCCACCCAGGGCCTTGTGGAGACTGCGAGCTCATGCCAGGGAAGGTCAGTACATGCCATTGCGGCAAGACCAGGCTGCATGAGAGGAGGGCGAGCTGCTTGGACGCAATCCCCACCTGCGACAAGATATGCGATAAGAAACTGCCATGTGGGGTGCATAGGTGCAAGGTCAATTGCCATGAGGGAGAATGTCCACCTTGTTTGGTCCGCGTTGAGCAGAAGTGCCGTTGTGGCTCATCAGGTCAGATGGTAGAGTGCTACAAGGTCGCAATGGAAGAGTTCCGCTGCAACAAGCCTTGTGGTCGCAAGAAGAACTGTGGGAGGCATCGGTGCAGTGAGCTCTGTTGCCCACTGTCTAGGAAAGTTGCACAGCTTGAAGGTGGCAACTGGGATCCTCATCTCTGCCAGATATCATGTGGCAAGAAGCTCCGGTGTGGGCAGCATGCATGCCAGCTACTCTGCCACAGTGGTCATTGCCCACCCTGCTTTGAGACTATATTCACTGATCTCACTTGTGCCTGTGGCAGAACTTCTCTCCCGCCACCTCTGCCTTGTGGAACACCGACACCATCTTGTCCACATCAGTGCTCAGTTCCCCAGCCTTGCGGACATCCTGCCTCACATTCATGCCATTTTGGGGACTGTCCGCCTTGTATCGTGCCAGTGATGAGAGAATGCATTGGGGGGCATGTGATGCTGAGGAATATCCCTTGCGGATCGAAGGATATCAGGTGCAACCAATCATGTGGGAAGAATCGCCAATGTGGAATCCATGCTTGCAACAGGCCTTGCCATCCTCCCCCTTGTGATCAGACACCTACAAATGGAGATGCTAGCTCAAGCTCTGGTGGCAAAGCAGCTTGTGGACAGGTATGTGGTGCCGCAAGGAGAGAATGCAAGCACACATGCACTGCCCCATGTCACCCATCTTCCCAATGCCCAGATTTGAGATGTGAATTTGCAGTGACTATTACCTGCTCTTGTGGCCGAATCACTGCAACTGTTCCCTGCGGTGCTGGTGGATTCTCCACGGGTGATAATATGTTTGAAGTCGCCATCATACAGAAGCTGCCATTGCCACTCCAACCAGTGGAATCAAATGGGAGGAGGGTGCCTCTTGGGCAGAGGAAGATTTCTTGTGATGAGGAGTGTGCaaagatggagaagaagagggtCCTTGCTGAAGCATTTGACATCACTCCACCCAATTTGGATGCATTGCATGTTGGTGAGAATTCAAGTTCATCAGATTTGGTTTCTGACCTGTTCCGGCATGAGCCAAAGTGGGTGCTGGCCATAGAAGAGAGGTGCAAGTTCCTTGTACTTGGCAAGGTGAGAGGCAGTTCTTCAAGCAATCTGAAACTGCATGTCTTTTGCCCCATGTTGAAGGACAAGAGAGATGCCATCAGGCTAATTGCAGACCGGTGGAAGCTTTCTGTCAAGGCGGCTTGTTGTGAGCCTAAGCGTTTTGTTACTATCCATGTCACACCCAAATCGAAACCGCCTGCTCGCATACTGGGATCCAAGGCAGGAGCACCTGTTACAGCTGCCCATCCTTACTTTGATCCACTTGTTGACATGGATCCGAGGCTAGTTGTCGCCATGCTTGACCTGCCACGGGATGCTGATGTCAACGCTCTAGTCCTAAGGTTTGGTGGGGAATGTGAATTGGTCTGGCTGAATGACAAGAATGCCATTGCTGTATTCAATGATCCAGCTAGAGCAGCAACAGCGCTGAGGCGGCTGGATTATGGCTCTGCTTACCAGGGCGCTGCGATGTTTATGCCAAGCAGCGCTCAGGCATCTTCTTCAGGCAATGTTTGGATTGGAGAGCAGAAGGATGGGGGGCTCACTGCTAGGAGCAATCCATGGAAGAAGCCTGATCTGCCCTCTGGAGACTGGACTAGTGTTGCTGGCCATGCTCCAGCACCTGGATGGAGAGGCGCCAACACTGCCTCTCAAGTCATGGGTACTCCGAACCGATGGAATGTTCTGGACTCAGACGCTGCTGCAAGCTCTGGTCCAGGCGATGAGCAAAAGCCTGCTCCGCGCACGGATGCTGCATACAGCGCAATACCAAACGCTGGGAATGCTGGGCCATCTGTGACTAAGCTGCAGCCGGATGTAGAGGTGGACGACTGggaagaagcttgtgaatga